The genome window GTTAACTTTGATTTAGGGCAGCGAGATTTGTGCGATCGTTTCATCATCCCCGAAAAATTGTACGGTCGCGAAACAGAAGTAGCTACGTTGTTGGCAGCCTTCGACCGCGTAAGTGCAGGTAGCGCGGAAATGATGCTGGTTGCTGGTTTTTCTGGGATTGGTAAAACCGCCGTCGTCAACGAAATTCACAAACCTATAGTGCGGCAGCGCGGCTACTTTATTAAAGGCAAATTTGACCAATTTCAACGAAACCTTCCCTTTTCAGCATTTGTCCAAGCTTTTCGCGATTTAATTGGGCACTTGCTATCGGAAACAGATGCCAAAGTCGAGCAGTGGAAATCGGAAATTTTGGCAGCTTTGGGCGATAGCGCTGGGGCGATTGTGGAAGTAATTCCCGAATTAGAAAGAATTATTGGACAGCAACCGCCAGTCCCAGAACTTGCTGGCAGTGCGGCTCAAAATCGCTTCAATTTGTTGTTTGAGAAATTCATTCAAGTCTTCACAACAAAAGAACATCCCCTGGTTATATTTTTAGACGATTTGCAATGGGCAGATTCAGCATCTTTGAAGTTGATGCAACTGCTAATGAGCGATATAGATAAACGCTATCTTTTCCTAATAGGAGCTTATCGGGATAACGAAGTTTTTCCAGCGCATCCGTTGATGCTGACGTTAGCGGAGATTCAAAAAAATGAAGCAAAGGTGAATACAATTACCTTAGCGCCGCTCGATGGCTCTGATGTAAATTGTCTAGTGGCAGACACTTTGAATTGTTCTACAAAGTTAGCAAAACCACTGACAGAATTAGTTTATCAGAAAACCAAAGGTAATCCATTTTTCGTAACGCAATTTCTTAAATCTTTACACGAAGATGGACTGATTGCATTTAACTTTGATTCCCGCTATTGGCAGTGCGATATTGCACGAGTGCGATCGCTAGCTATTACCGATGATGTAGTCGAATTCGTGGCAATTGGGTTGCAAAAGCTGCCGCTTAAAACGCAGGAAGTGTTGAAGTTAGCGGCTTGTATTGGCAATCAATTCGATTTAGCAATTTTGGCAATTGTTGATGAAAAAACTCAAGTAGAAACAGCATCTGCTTTATGGAAAGCACTGCAAGAAGGACTGATTTTACCAATTAGTGAAGTTTATAAGTTTTATCAAGCAGAGGGTCATGCGGAATCGGTAATTAGCAATGGTAAATGTGACCAATTAGCAATTACTAATGACCAGTTAGCGAAATACAAGTTTTTGCATGATCGAGTGCAACAAGCTGCCTATTCCCTGATTCCCGATGACCAAAAGCGATCGACTCACTTAAAAATCGGTCAACTCTTATTAAAGAATACGCCCGAAGCCGATCGAGAAGAAAGAATCTTCGATATTGTCAACCACTTAAATATGGGATCAGAATTAATTACTGAACAGGCAGAATGCCATGAATTAGCCCAATTAAATTTGGTTGCTGGAAAGAAAGCCAAAGCTTCAACAGCCTACGCTGCTGCTACTGAATATTTGAACTCCGGAAGGGAATTACTGACAATCAATAGCTGGGAGAGTCAGTATCAACTAACTTTGACGCTGCATGAAGAAGCAGCAGAAGCGGCATATCTGAACGGCGATTTCGATCGGATGCAGAGATTGACTGATATAGTGTTGCAACAAGCTATATCGCTACTGGACAAAGTGAAGGTGTACGAAGTCCAGATCCAAGCTTATATGGCTCAGAACAAGCTACAGGAAGCTTTGAATGCGGGCTTGCAAGTGTTAAAGCAGTTGGGGGTAGAGTTTCCCAACTCGCCCAATCCGTCCGATATTGGGCAAGCATTAGGGGAAACGGCGGCAATTTTGAGTGGAAGGCGAATTGAGGATTTAATTGACCTGCCTCAAATGACCGATTCTCATCAACTAGCAACTATAAGGCTTCTGTCAAGCATATTTTCTCCTTGCTACTTTGCAGTTCCGCCACTGGTGCCTTTAGTAGTTTGCAAACAGATCGATTTATCCGTTCAATATGGCAATGCTTCTGTGTCTCCGTTTTCTTATGCCGTATATAGTCTTCTTCTTTGTGGGGTTATAGGAGATATAGATTCGGGCTATCAGTTCGGTCAATTAGCTTTACGTCTATTGTCACAATTGAATGCTCAAGATATCGCAACCAAGACTCTCCACATGGTGCCTGCTGGCGTTCAACATTGGAAAGAACACCTCAGAAATATTTTAGAACCTTTGCTCTCAGCTTTCTCTAGCGGTCTGGAAACCGGGGATTTAGAATATGCTGGCTATGCAATCATGGTGTACAGCTACTGCTCTTATTTCGTTGGCAAGCAACTGACCTTCGTTGAACGAGAGATAGCAACCTACCGGGATGCAATTTTTAAAATTAAGCAAGAAACCTCGTTGCACTTTCAGGATATCTGGTGGCAAGCCGTCTTAAACTTGATGGGAAAAAACCCGAATTCATGGCAGTTAAAGGGAGAAGTATACGACGAAGAGACAATGCTGCCACTGTATCAGCAAACCAATAATTACCTGGCCATTCATTACTTACACTTGCACAAACTTATCCTGTGTTATGTATTTGAAAATTACCCAGAAGCCTTTAAAAGTATTCCTCCAACAGAAAGTTATTTGAGCGCAGCTTCAGGGCAGATAACTGCTGCCATTTTCTATTTTTACGATTCTCTAGTGCGGTTGGCGGTGTACTCGGATACTCCAGAGTCAGAGCAACAGGAACTTCTCGAACGAGTACAAGCTAATCAAGAAAAAATGCAAAACTGGTCATATCATGCCCCCATGAATCATCTGCATAAATTCTATTTAGTAGAAGCAGAACGGCATCGGGTTTTAGACCAAAAATTAGAAGCGCTTGAGATGTACGACAAGGCGATCGCCCTCGCTAAAGAAAACGAGTACATCAACGAAGAAGCAGTAGCTCACGAACTCGCCGCCAAATTCTACTTAGAATGGGGCAAAGAAAAACTCGCAAAACCCTATCTAATTGATGCTTACTATGCCTACGCAAAATGGGGAGCTAAAGCAAAGATTGACCATCTAGAACAGCATTATCCCCAATTACTGGCTCCCATCCTGCAACCGGATCGAAGTCGCCAGAATCCGACCGAAACAACTCACACCTCCAGCAGTGAATCATCCCTATCTAACAGAGATAGAACACTTGTCGGTAGCACCAGCAGTTGGGGGGTAGTAGATTTGCCGACAGTTATCCAAGCTTCTCAAGCTCTCTCGAGTCAAATCGATCTAGAGCAATTGCTGACTACTTTGATGCAAGTGGTGGTGAAGAATGCCGGAGCACAAACCGGAGCATTAATTTTGAAGGAAGAGGGAAACTGGAGGATAAACGTTCACTGCACAAACGGTCAAGACTGCCTTCTGCAATCAATTCCGGTTGAGGAGAGCGAGGTAATTCCTTTAACCCTGATCAACTACGTCAAACGTACAAAAGAAACCCTAGTTTTTGATGATGCTAGCACTCAACCAAGATTTGCATCTGACCCCTACACGATCCAACACCAACCTCAGAGCCTGCTTTGCACTCCGATCGGCGAGCGAGGCAAAATGATGGGGATTTTGTATTTAGAAAATAATTTAGCAACAGGGGTATTCACGGGCGATCGCGTCGCCATCCTCAACATCCTGTGCTCGCAAGCTGCAATTTCCTTACAAAACGCCCGACTGTATCAACAATCCCAGGAATATGCCCAAAAACTAGAGCAGTCTATTCAGGATCTCAAACAGATGCAGTTGCAATTGGTGCAGGGTGAGAAAATGTCTGCTCTCGGAAATTTAGTCGCAGGGGTAGCCCACGAAATTAACAATCCCGTAGGCTTTATCGCCGGCAACTTGCAACCCGCTCAAGAATACGTGGGGGATTTATTCAACTTGATCGATTTGTATCAAGAAAAATTTCCCAATCCGGGAGTGGAAATTGAAGCAGAAATTGAAGATATGGACTTGGAGTATTTGCGAGAAGATTTGCCCAAATTAATTGGCTCGATGCAGGAGGGAGTCGAGCGCATCCGCAATATCAGTACGAGTTTGAGAACGTTTTCCAGGGCAGATAGCGATCGACCTGTTTCTTTCAATATTCACGACGGACTCGAAAGCACTCTGCTAATTCTCAAGCACCGTTTAAAAGCCAGCGAGTTCCGCCCTGCCATTGAAGTTGTGAGAGAGTATGGTAACTTACCCCCAGTCAAATGCTTTCCCGGACAGTTAAACCAGGTATTTATGAATGTACTGGCCAATGCCATTGACGCTCTGGAGGAGTCAAATAAGGGGCGGAGTTTTAGTGAAATTAAAGCCCTACCCAATCAAATCACGGTTCAAACTGCTCTGAGCGAATCCAACAATCAGGTTGTGATTCGGATTAAGGATAATGGAGTGGGGATGTCGGCCGAAGTCAAGGAAAACATCTTTAACCACTTATTCACGACCAAGGCTGTGGGTCAAGGAACTGGATTGGGATTGTCTATTGCCCGCCAAATTGTTATGGAAAAACATGGAGGTACATTACTCGTAAATTGTTCCCTCGGTCAGGGTTCGGAGTTTGTGATTTCTATTCCGGTGTGAGCTCTCGACAATCAGCCCAGCAGCTTTGGCAATCCTTATCGGCTGTTGCTCGGCAATGTGCGGTCTGCTACACCGACTTTTGGGAGGCCTATGAACAGGTTCTACCCAGCAAGCGGCCGTAAGGCCGTGGGCAAGGAAACGGGGAAAACCAGTTATCTTGAGCGATTTAACAACACGTTACGCCAGCGAGTAGGGCGGTTAGTACGGAAAACTTTGTGGTTCTCGAAGAAATTGAGCAACCATATCGGTGCAATTTGGTATTTTGTCGATCGTGACAAGGCCTCTCTTCGTTCGCGACCATTACTATTCACAACTACCCGGTAATTCTACGTCTGACTGAGCATCTATCGCTCTAGTTTTATCAGATTTATTGCGGTTGCAGTGAAAGCAAGCTAGTGCCAAATTGTCAATATCGTTAAGCTGTCGCGCATTTAAATTGCATATTCGGGGCGGGCTCATAGGCCCACCCCACTCATTGTTTTATTGTTTTTTGACATACAATTTAAATCCCGAACAGCTTAGTCCCATTTTTAGTTAAGGGAATGATGTGTTTGATAGTAAACTCTACGTACTGCCATTGTTCGGAGCCATGACTATATTCGCACAGACATTTTGCTCTCTGACGAACTTGATTTTGGATATTTTCAAGGATTTGACCGAAAGCATCCACGATACAAGCCCCCGGATTCATTCCGAAAGCAGACTCAGGACCCAGAAATAAAAAACAAACGTGTATCCGATGAAACTTGCCGAACGTATTTATCTCGCGCAAGTCAATGCTTCAATTCTTTAATCTAAAATCTAAAATCGCGCAATCGATTGACCGCGAGCGGACATTTCTACACAGTATGCTGAATCTGACCCAAGAAAAGATTGCGGACACTCCGATTGACAAAACTGAGGTAATCGTCGATTTCTTCGTAAAGATTGAGTTCTTATTCTTCGTCATGATTTAGGGGCAAAGTTTGTTGTTTGTCCAACAGTTCTTGGATGCGATTTTTGACAGCGGTGGAGGCTCTAAAAAGGGGTATGCCTTCCACTAATTCAATTCGGACAGATCCTTCTATAGGTACAGTATCGCGCAGGTTTTCCCGTTTTGGCAGGATTAAAATAGTTGTGGATTTTAGGGGTTTCCGTCTTGATTATATCTACGTTTTTTTCAATCTTGCCTAATACTATCGGGTACGCCCACCGCCGAAATACCCGATATTGCCTTTAAGTTTTGACACCGAATCAACTCATTAAAATCCAAACTGCGCCCTTCAATTTGCGCCACAGCCTCGATCGCCCCCAGCAAATGTCCGGCTGCTTCCGCTTCGTTGTAACCGCGCCTGAGAGCGACTCTAATCGCCCCTTCGTCAGCATCTAACTCTACTTGGGAACTGCGGTTGTCGCGCCAAATTCGAGTCATGGCGAGTCCCGTCAAACCGCCCGCGATCGCAGTGCCGATCGCATCTCCCTGCAACAATTCTACAACAGTCCCGACAATTCCCGCCAGAGCTGCACCTTGATAAATATCCGGTTTAAACCACTTAACATTGCACAGAAAACTTACATTCCTTAATATCAGTAAATCCCGCTGCGGCTTAGATAGCAGCCGCCACAAATCAAAATTAATATAAATCGGGCGAGATTGATTCCAAGGTAAAGGAAAATCGCAGTCAATTACCGTTGATTGTTGGGGCTTATTAATAATTTTACACGTCATGCGGCCGGAAGCGGGCATCACATCTAACAGGCGGCGAATTTCTGGTTCGGGATTCATAAATTTTCGGGAATTGGGAATTGCTTGCATCGGCCTAAAAAACAATAATATCGGTCACGGTTTCGTAGGGGCGGGTTCACCAACAATATTTAACTCCCCTCAAAAATCTACAGAAACCCGCCCCCACCCAACCAATAAACTACATCAACGTTCTTGATTTCGATAAAATACGAAAATATAACTGTAAGTATGCGGGGATTTACTGTTGGGTGAGTGAGGGCGGGTTTGAGAGATTTTCGATTATTGACAAATACTGTTGGTTAACCCGCCCCTACAAGTCCAGAGGGGATTTACTGTTGGGTGAGGGCGGGTTTGAGAGATTGTCGATTATTGACAAATACTGTTGGTAAAACCAGCCCCGACAAGTTAAGAGAAGATATTAAGGGTTTTTCTTGGATTCGGAAGAAGGAGATTCTTGAGTTCT of Oscillatoria nigro-viridis PCC 7112 contains these proteins:
- a CDS encoding trifunctional serine/threonine-protein kinase/ATP-binding protein/sensor histidine kinase; translation: MIEITKLFLGYHINEQIYAGNRTLVYRGIRSENGQPVAIKLLRNDFPSFNELVHFRNQYVIAKNLNILGIVKAYSLESYHNRYALVMEDFGGISLSSYLSSIASASEEHLEGLPVNEFFPMAIQIANALDGLHRHRVIHKDLKPANILINLVSKEVKLIDLSIASLLPRETQEIQNPNVLEGTLPYISPEQTGRMNRGIDYRTDFYSLGVTFYELLTGKLPFQTDDPMDLVHCHLAKQPLAASKVNSSVPLVLSQVVSKLMAKNAEDRYQSALGLKYDLETCLYQLKQTGKIVNFDLGQRDLCDRFIIPEKLYGRETEVATLLAAFDRVSAGSAEMMLVAGFSGIGKTAVVNEIHKPIVRQRGYFIKGKFDQFQRNLPFSAFVQAFRDLIGHLLSETDAKVEQWKSEILAALGDSAGAIVEVIPELERIIGQQPPVPELAGSAAQNRFNLLFEKFIQVFTTKEHPLVIFLDDLQWADSASLKLMQLLMSDIDKRYLFLIGAYRDNEVFPAHPLMLTLAEIQKNEAKVNTITLAPLDGSDVNCLVADTLNCSTKLAKPLTELVYQKTKGNPFFVTQFLKSLHEDGLIAFNFDSRYWQCDIARVRSLAITDDVVEFVAIGLQKLPLKTQEVLKLAACIGNQFDLAILAIVDEKTQVETASALWKALQEGLILPISEVYKFYQAEGHAESVISNGKCDQLAITNDQLAKYKFLHDRVQQAAYSLIPDDQKRSTHLKIGQLLLKNTPEADREERIFDIVNHLNMGSELITEQAECHELAQLNLVAGKKAKASTAYAAATEYLNSGRELLTINSWESQYQLTLTLHEEAAEAAYLNGDFDRMQRLTDIVLQQAISLLDKVKVYEVQIQAYMAQNKLQEALNAGLQVLKQLGVEFPNSPNPSDIGQALGETAAILSGRRIEDLIDLPQMTDSHQLATIRLLSSIFSPCYFAVPPLVPLVVCKQIDLSVQYGNASVSPFSYAVYSLLLCGVIGDIDSGYQFGQLALRLLSQLNAQDIATKTLHMVPAGVQHWKEHLRNILEPLLSAFSSGLETGDLEYAGYAIMVYSYCSYFVGKQLTFVEREIATYRDAIFKIKQETSLHFQDIWWQAVLNLMGKNPNSWQLKGEVYDEETMLPLYQQTNNYLAIHYLHLHKLILCYVFENYPEAFKSIPPTESYLSAASGQITAAIFYFYDSLVRLAVYSDTPESEQQELLERVQANQEKMQNWSYHAPMNHLHKFYLVEAERHRVLDQKLEALEMYDKAIALAKENEYINEEAVAHELAAKFYLEWGKEKLAKPYLIDAYYAYAKWGAKAKIDHLEQHYPQLLAPILQPDRSRQNPTETTHTSSSESSLSNRDRTLVGSTSSWGVVDLPTVIQASQALSSQIDLEQLLTTLMQVVVKNAGAQTGALILKEEGNWRINVHCTNGQDCLLQSIPVEESEVIPLTLINYVKRTKETLVFDDASTQPRFASDPYTIQHQPQSLLCTPIGERGKMMGILYLENNLATGVFTGDRVAILNILCSQAAISLQNARLYQQSQEYAQKLEQSIQDLKQMQLQLVQGEKMSALGNLVAGVAHEINNPVGFIAGNLQPAQEYVGDLFNLIDLYQEKFPNPGVEIEAEIEDMDLEYLREDLPKLIGSMQEGVERIRNISTSLRTFSRADSDRPVSFNIHDGLESTLLILKHRLKASEFRPAIEVVREYGNLPPVKCFPGQLNQVFMNVLANAIDALEESNKGRSFSEIKALPNQITVQTALSESNNQVVIRIKDNGVGMSAEVKENIFNHLFTTKAVGQGTGLGLSIARQIVMEKHGGTLLVNCSLGQGSEFVISIPV
- a CDS encoding HNH endonuclease, encoding MSPPRICNLNARQLNDIDNLALACFHCNRNKSDKTRAIDAQSDVELPGSCE
- a CDS encoding DUF3318 domain-containing protein encodes the protein MNPEPEIRRLLDVMPASGRMTCKIINKPQQSTVIDCDFPLPWNQSRPIYINFDLWRLLSKPQRDLLILRNVSFLCNVKWFKPDIYQGAALAGIVGTVVELLQGDAIGTAIAGGLTGLAMTRIWRDNRSSQVELDADEGAIRVALRRGYNEAEAAGHLLGAIEAVAQIEGRSLDFNELIRCQNLKAISGISAVGVPDSIRQD